Proteins encoded in a region of the Prunus persica cultivar Lovell chromosome G4, Prunus_persica_NCBIv2, whole genome shotgun sequence genome:
- the LOC109948739 gene encoding uncharacterized protein LOC109948739, whose amino-acid sequence MVGQMKLMIAEEQKFQGKALSLSHTKTAITTIKEKFTEQQLQMFEQSCFGHLLRIEDLKWTSPIVHGLLLRKADPKTVSELNGIKFIVGNKVIQFTAQQFCIVTGLRFGNLPFIPIPTNENCSLKWKYFANDKTVNLLELEKAFLKCDDVDDVLKLGFVYFAVFVLLGSEKHVHIDMRYLKLAEDLEDFGKYPWGAVCYAKTNASLLRALCADYQRVKVPTKTAKKKKSGKKPTTTATGRPREYHLKGFTYALQVSKCPLMLKLNCICLQ is encoded by the coding sequence ATGGTTGGTCAAATGAAGTTGATGATTGCAGAGGAACAAAAGTTCCAAGGGAAAGCATTGTCCCTATCCCATACGAAGACCGCAATCACTACGATAAAGGAGAAATTCACTGAACAGCAGCTGCAAATGTTTGAACAGagttgttttggtcatctCCTACGGATTGAGGACCTCAAGTGGACTTCTCCAATTGTCCACGGCTTGCTGCTCAGGAAAGCTGATCCCAAGACAGTTTCCGAACTGAACGGGATCAAATTCATTGTTGGCAATAAGGTCATCCAATTCACGGCGCAGCAATTTTGCATCGTGACAGGGCTAAGGTTTGGAAACCTTCCCTTTATTCCGATTCCCACTAATGAGAACTGCTCATTGAAATGGAAGTACTTTGCCAACGATAAAACTGTGAACCTGTTGGAATTAGAAAAGGCCTTCCTTAAATGCGATGATGTGGACGATGTATTGAAGCTCGGATTCGTATACTTTGCTGTGTTTGTGCTGTTGGGCAGTGAAAAACATGTACACATTGACATGCGATATTTGAAGTTGGCGGAAGACCTTGAAGACTTTGGGAAGTATCCATGGGGTGCTGTGTGTTATGCGAAGACAAATGCGTCACTGCTGAGGGCACTTTGTGCAGATTACCAGCGAGTGAAAGTGCccacaaaaactgcaaaaaaaaaaaaatctggaaaGAAACCAACAACAACGGCAACTGGTAGACCAAGAGAGTACCACCTCAAAGGTTTTACCTATGCACTTCAGGTGAGCAAATGTCCATTGATGTTGAAGTTAAATTGCATTTGTTTACAATGA
- the LOC109948738 gene encoding uncharacterized protein LOC109948738, translated as MEHYFKVEIEQLKIRNRGVNEGGEGHEDLGSPHMNEGAADDFSPPHEYVSPPTELAVMETQVPADGAEPSAAMVVEEAAMTASVADLEVHEAAEQAQSEKLPTPEDVAGCDEICQRVLFLLEDWKKTQSMPSGGPMNPPSLPTVSMAGDEEGSLSVEKKEVEGKGCRQKRPVQTLLSPFTDPLRKKRTMSVSTAIATPPCFDPTKPVPIEDVKAIIEFCTAWKNDISAEVQLESFSVGADFFYKLIDDTEWVSSRHLDMATFLIRKRQLSHPLVFGIDWTTADYCL; from the exons ATGGAGCATTATTTTAAGGTGGAGATAGAGCAACTGAAAATACGAAATCGTGGGGTGAATGAAGGTGGGGAAGGACATGAGGACCTCGGTAGTCCTCATATGAATGAAGGAGCAGCCGATGACTTCTCACCTCCACATGAGTATGTTAGTCCGCCTACAGAACTAGCAGTAATGGAAACACAAGTCCCTGCTGATGGAGCCGAACCTTCCGCAGCCATGGTAGTCGAAGAGGCAGCAATGACTGCTTCAGTTGCTGACTTAGAAGTGCATGAAGCAGCTGAGCAGGCACAATCCGAGAAGCTGCCTACCCCGGAAGATGTGGCAGGGTGTGACGAAATTTGCCAAAgagtgttgtttttgttggaaGATTGGAAAAAGACTCAGAGTATGCCATCGGGAGGTCCAATGAATCCTCCAAGTCTACCCACAGTTAGTATGGCTGGTGATGAAGAAGGGAGTTTGAGTGTTGAAAAAAAGGAAGTGGAAGGTAAAGGGTGTAGACAGAAGCGCCCGGTGCAGACATTGTTGAGCCCATTTACTGATcctttgaggaagaagaggacgaTGAGTGTGTCGACCGCGATTGCAACCCCGCCATGTTTTGATCCAACAAAACCCGTGCCCATTGAAGATGTGAAGGCAATAATAGAGTTTTGCACTGCCTGGAAAAACGATATCAG TGCGGAGGTGCAGCTGGAATCATTTTCAGTGGGCGCAGATTTTTTCTACAAACTTATCGATGACACGGAATGGGTTAGCTCAAGG CACCTGGACATGGCAACCTTTCTTATCCGGAAAAGGCAACTCTCTCATCCGTTGGTATTTGGAATTGACTGGACAACGGCAGATTATTGCTTGTAG
- the LOC109948938 gene encoding uncharacterized protein LOC109948938, translating into MSQVFENREVDVQLLRPSVMDKQQPYWTWGDSADDTEELVDLLGDDAEQKTGTSASVEEKDEDIDETASLPSSSKGTVASTELRTLKRDFQRTKDELAKVAKSNRALRNRVHQLEDMVRKESLKVERELEKK; encoded by the exons ATGAGCCAAGTATTCGAGAACCGTGAG GTTGATGTGCAGCTTCTCCGGCCATCTGTAATGGACAAGCAGCAGCCGTATTGGACTTGGGGTGACAGTGCTGACGACACTGAAGAACTTGTTGACTTGTTGGGCGATGACGCTGAACAAAAAACCGGTACTTCTGCCTctgtagaagaaaaagatgaggACATTGACGAAACTGCTAGCCTTCCGTCGTCTTCTAAG GGTACAGTCGCGTCCACTGAGTTACGTACTTTGAAGCGTGACTTTCAAAGGACAAAGGATGAATTGGCCAAAGTTGCCAAATCAAATCGAGCGCTTCGCAACAGAGTGCATCAGTTGGAAGACATGGTACGGAAGGAGTcattgaaagttgaaagagagttggaaaaaaaataa
- the LOC18781314 gene encoding cell division control protein 48 homolog C: protein MKKTGKKLDGGGRSLSEQKQRVLRCRLETFKHLRSSSLDEIVHQLRNNYRDYHRIKLQSFTKFVQQTLDSPSFKQSKTLIHVSDLEEDEDEEEEEENGQSNSQRRRKRAASKGEDKLQRMESAHLRRVRQRNGDRPSTSSSSDDADEDGSVSTSEDAIYSEKVDPEFDVMKSSLRASYMESNSALKPKAAEEQKEKNVEMELPAREQVELMGGNGGPRRPKTLLTPEAKGSVSTGVEVKGSEGPRFSDLGGMEKVIEELKMEVIVPLRHPELPRWLGVRPMSGILLYGPPGCGKTKLAHAIANETGIPFYKISATEVVSGVSGASEENIRELFSKAYRTAPSIVFIDEIDAIASKRESLQREMERRIVTQLMTCMDESHRLVQPADANSNSESFDNKSGYVLVIGATNRPDAVDHALRRPGRFDREIVLGVPDENARVQILSVLTRNLRLEGSFDLLKIARSTPGFVGADLAALADRAGNIAMKRIIHKRKTDMSIDSMNEECNEEWWRQPWSPEEMGRLTISMADFEEAVQVVQPSSKREGFSAIPNVKWEDVGGLDLLRQEFDRYIVRRVKYPENYEEFGVDLETGFLLYGPPGCGKTLIAKAVANEAGANFIHIKGPELLNKYVGESELAVRTLFSRARTCSPCILFFDEVDALTTKRGKEGGWVVERLLNQLLIELDGAEQRRGVFVIGATNRPDVMDRAVLRPGRFGKLIYVSPPTKDERGLILKALARKKPIDASVDLSEIGQRETCENFSGADLAALMNEAAMAALEEKLTSTPERNSDASPWTIKDTHFEQALAKIAPSVTDKQMQYYQKFGESLKAPRNKA from the exons ATGAAGAAGACGGGAAAAAAGTTAGACGGAGGAGGGAGGTCGCTCTCTGAACAAAAGCAGAGGGTTCTTCGTTGTCGTTTGGAGACCTTCAAGCACCTGCGCTCCTCCTCTCTGGACGAAATCGTCCACCAACTTCGCAATAATTACCGAGACTACCACCGCATCAAGCTCCAGTCCTTCACGAAGTTCGTCCAGCAAACCCTAGACTCGCCTTCCTTCAAGcaatccaaaaccctaatccATGTCAGTGACttagaagaagatgaagatgaagaagaagaagaagaaaacggCCAAAGCAATTCCCAGAGAAGGCGGAAGCGTGCTGCTAGTAAGGGCGAGGATAAATTGCAGCGAATGGAGTCTGCTCACCTCAGAAGGGTTCGTCAAAGGAATGGTGACCGTCCAtctacatcttcttcttctgatgaTGCTGATGAAGATGGGTCTGTGTCGACGTCGGAGGACGCGATATACAGCGAGAAAGTGGACCCGGAGTTTGATGTGATGAAATCGAGTCTCCGAGCATCGTATATGGAATCGAACAGCGCCTTGAAGCCCAAGGCAGCCGAGGAGCAGAAGGAGAAGAATGTAGAAATGGAGCTTCCTGCTCGCGAGCAAGTTGAGTTAATGGGTGGAAATGGAGGGCCAAGGCGGCCAAAGACATTGCTAACACCTGAAGCCAAGGGCTCGGTTTCTACAGGGGTTGAGGTGAAGGGAAGCGAGGGTCCGAGGTTTAGTGACTTAGGTGGGATGGAGAAGGTGATAGAGGAGCTGAAGATGGAGGTGATTGTGCCGCTGCGCCATCCCGAGCTGCCTAGGTGGCTCGGAGTCAGGCCAATGTCTGGGATTCTGTTGTACGGCCCACCCGGGTGTGGCAAGACCAAATTGGCTCATGCCATTGCCAATGAAACCGGCATTCCGTTTTATAAAATTTCTGCTACAGAAGTCGTCTCTGGTGTCTCAG GTGCAtctgaagaaaatataagagAGCTTTTTTCTAAAGCTTATAGAACTGCCCCTTCAATTGTatttattgatgaaattgatgcAATTGCTTCGAAAAGAGAAAGTTTGCAACGAGAAATGGAGAGGCGGATCGTGACACAACTAATGACTTGCATGGATGAATCTCATAGGCTTGTACAACCGGCTGATGCAAATTCCAACTCCGAGAGTTTTGATAACAAGTCTGGTTATGTTCTTGTTATTGGAGCTACCAATAGGCCTGATGCTGTTGACCATGCTCTGAGGAGGCCTGGGAGATTTGACCGTGAGATTGTTTTAGGTGTTCCAGATGAAAATGCCAGGGTTCAGATTCTTTCTGTGCTTACACGCAATCTAAGACTTGAAGGTTCTTTTGATCTTCTTAAAATAGCCAGGTCTACACCAGGGTTTGTTGGGGCTGATTTGGCAGCCCTGGCCGACAGGGCTGGTAACATTGCCATGAAAAGGATTATACACAAGAGGAAGACTGATATGTCTATAGATTCTATGAATGAGGAGTGCAATGAAGAGTGGTGGAGACAACCATGGTCGCCTGAAGAAATGGGAAGGCTTACTATCAGTATGGCTGATTTTGAG GAAGCAGTTCAAGTGGTTCAGCCTTCATCAAAAAGAGAAGGATTCTCTGCAATTCCTAATGTAAAATGGGAAGATGTTGGTGGGTTAGATCTTTTAAGGCAGGAATTTGATCGTTATATAGTTAGGCGTGTTAAATATCCTGAGAACTATGAG gaatttGGAGTAGATTTAGAGACAGGATTTTTGCTTTATGGGCCTCCAGGATGTGGTAAAACACTGATAGCGAAGGCTGTTGCTAATGAAGCAGGAGCCAATTTCATTCACATTAAG GGCCCTGAACTTCTGAATAAATATGTTGGAGAAAGTGAGTTGGCAGTTAGGACATTGTTTAGTCGCGCAAGGACGTGCTCACCATGCATACTTTTCTTTGATGAG GTGGATGCCTTAACAACAAAGCGGGGGAAAGAAGGAGGATGGGTTGTTGAACGGCTATTGAACCAG TTGCTTATAGAGTTAGATGGTGCAGAGCAGCGGCGGGGTGTATTTGTTATTGGTGCCACTAATAG ACCCGATGTCATGGACCGTGCTGTATTGCGGCCCGGTAGGTTTGGTAAACTTATTTATGTCTCCCCGCCCACAAAAGACGAGCGTGGTTTGATTTTAAAAGCTCTTGCGAGGAAGAAGCCTATAGATGCCAGCGTAGATCTCAGTGAGATTGGACAAAGGGAAACTTGTGAAAATTTTAGTGGAGCTGATCTTGCTGCACTG ATGAATGAAGCGGCTATGGCTGCTCTTGAAGAAAAACTGACATCCACACCTGAGAGGAATTCAGATGCATCTCCATGGACTATCAAAGACACTCACTTTGAGCAAGCACTGGCTAAAATTGCACCATCTGTAACAGACAAG CAAATGCAATACTACCAGAAATTTGGAGAGAGCCTCAAAGCACCAAGAAACAAAGCCTAA
- the LOC18779325 gene encoding F-box protein At5g39450 codes for MSSESCGSSLLLALSDDVFSIVTWSLSPRDIGNLSLCCRSLYALMESEKVWQIQCEMVGIVTLRDLVQWRKAVSSYKALCRFLFNVQPLMGIWVHQNPELGNVVYVMPGFVSVVGCRIIPQELGPLGIEDGPILWAPVFEIICDFDGSTSFFLHGREKGHDYVYPGFVKPIGRSCNVLLLEIEPRLHKNQGKSLHSKSFVHNSDKELSRKICRSNSGLSRSQRVFGQSETLVPFSRLAFSDRRKLLDVITSQIRLKVPDAAVGPLFPRLRDNEENFQKDMVLLLERRSMLIQMHKLGGGHMDLKASLLPSDPTQLQLSEIRKSLDRLSGSQNSINEDDGHRQCNRRKTLSKYFRDSLNQIFGKSIATTANSKNGSSSSENKHASLEDFLSSGDTIGLTLHASHVKLSSYRAWPNMHDSRFAIYRLPLRIPTAEQEYAGLWGGTFGWPPGKSSKDKPGKALFFLLLSYEECQGQQLLIATKILEGTHYVLHPNGSAMFVVNIDEPSFDPFPWDTDADADSLAVNIKHVFKGEGIANGYGFRYPGSKPGSLFVFQDGQLAFIWNESRAVLTLQRLNLQELLKKGVRVPALPPIANFSYLTKSYSNVFAEFPNTSTSWVSSREEHSDP; via the exons ATGTCCTCTGAATCCTGTGGGTCGAGCTTGCTTCTGGCTCTGTCAGATGATGTGTTTTCTATTGTCACCTGGTCCCTCTCACCTAGAGATATTGGCAATCTCAGTCTATGCTGCCGTAGTTTGTATGCACTCATGGAATCCGAAAAAGTGTGGCAAATCCAATGTGAAATGGTTGGAATTGTAACTCTTCGAGACCTTGTTCAGTGGCGTAAGGCCGTCTCATCATACAAGGCACTTTGCCGCTTTCTCTTTAATGTTCAGCCACTAATGGGAATATGGGTTCATCAGAATCCAGAGCTTGGCAATGTAGTCTATGTCATGCcaggttttgtttctgttgttgGGTGCCGCATAATACCTCAAGAACTCGGGCCGTTAGGCATTGAAGACGGCCCTATTCTGTGGGCCCCtgtatttgaaattatttgtgATTTTGATGGCTCCACATCCTTTTTTCTACATGGAAGGGAGAAGGGACATGATTATGTTTATCCTGGTTTTGTGAAACCTATCGGCAGGTCATGCAATGTGCTTTTGCTTGAGATCGAGCCTAGACTACATAAAAATCAGGGTAAATCATTGCATAGCAAGAGTTTTGTTCACAACTCAGATAAGGAGTTGTCAAGGAAGATTTGTAGGTCAAATAGTGGTCTTTCAAGGTCGCAGAGGGTGTTTGGACAGAGTGAGACATTGGTGCCCTTCAGTCGATTGGCTTTCAGTGATAGAAGAAAATTACTTGATGTTATCACGAGCCAAATTCGTCTAAAGGTTCCTGATGCAGCAGTTGGGCCACTCTTTCCTCGGTTGAGGGATAATGAGGAGAACTTTCAGAAGGATATGGTGCTCTTATTGGAACGAAGATCAATGCTTATTCAAATGCATAAGCTTGGTGGAGGTCACATGGACTTGAAGGCAAGTCTGCTGCCATCTGATCCCACTCAGCTGCAATTGAGTGAGATCAGAAAGAGTCTTGATCGGTTAAGTGGTTCTCAAAACTCTATTAATGAGGATGACGGTCACAGACAATGCAACAGGAGGAAAACTCTTAGCAAGTACTTTAGGGATAGCCTCAATCAGATCTTTGGGAAGTCAATCGCAACTACTGCAAACTCAAAGAATGGTTCTTCAAGCAGTGAGAATAAGCACGCATCCCTTGAGGATTTTCTGAGTTCAGGTGATACAATAGGATTGACTTTACATGCTTCGCATGTGAAGTTATCTTCTTATCGAGCATGGCCAAACATGCATGACAGTCGATTTGCCATTTACAGATTGCCCTTGCGGATCCCAACTGCGGAACAAGAATATGCTGGTTTATGGGGAGGGACTTTTGGTTGGCCTCCTGGGAAGTCGTCCAAAGACAAGCCTGGGAAggctctcttctttcttttgctttcttaTGAGGAGTGCCAGGGGCAACAACTTCTAATTGCAACCAAAATATTAGAGGGTACCCACTATGTTCTGCATCCTAATGGCTCAGCCATGTTTGTAGTTAATATTGATGAACCTTCATTCGATCCATTCCCTTGGGATACTGATGCAGATGCAGATTCCCTTGCTGTGAATATTAAGCATGTTTTTAAAGGGGAGGGTATTGCAAATGGGTATGGGTTTAGGTATCCAGGCTCAAAACCGGGTTCTCTCTTTGTATTTCAAGATGGTCAACTTGCCTTCATTTGGAATGAGTCTAGGGCTGTCTTGACTTTGCAGAGGCTTAACTTGCAagagcttttaaaaaaaggtgtAAGGGTGCCTGCGCTACCTCCGATTgctaatttttcatatttgaccAAGTCTTACTCAAATGTCTTTGCTGAGTTCCCAAACACCTCAACTTCTTGGGTGTCATCAAG GGAGGAGCACTCTGATCCCTAG